The genomic region CCCTCTCTCATTATTTATAGACACTAAATGAAGGCCCCCCAACAATACAGAATAGACTCCTTTATGCCCACAAGTGCTCAACATTTCTCCGACCACCGTGTGGAATCTTCCTTTCAGATACCTGCACGTAAGTGAAAGATGTCAGGACACAAAAGGATATCCTcaactttccttttctctcattCTGTGAAAAAGGCCCATTTAAAGCCTTTATTTGTGCAAAGCCTCTCATTAACTCTGCTCATGCTGTCCTCCTCAGCTTGCCATTTCTTAAGTACTGGGTTTTGTAAAAAAGCTACCAATTAGTCCCTCATCAGCTCCAATTAGAGGAGACAAAGCTTGAGTAAAGATAACTTGATGAGGAGGGGGgtttggggtggggtggtgggggtggtgagaAAGGAAAGGGGGGGTACAGCAAAAGAACGACTGGTCATTCAGGTCTCCTTGCTGTAGCGTTGGTCCATTCACCTCCAGCCTCCTTGCTGGACCCACTTTTTTCAGGGCCAAGTGTGTGCTGGGAAGACTGGCCTCCCAGGAGTCCCAGAAGGGGAGCTATTCAACCCTTTACCTGTGTGCAGCGTGTAAAGCACTCAGGGCCCCAACAACCTattatttccccctccctcaaTGCTTCCTTAAACTTAGGGCCAACAAGAGAAGGCTCTCAAaagtgtgggggtggggatagggtgggggtggggatggggacaTGTTAAAGGGTGGCTTTCACCTCATTAGAACTGAATTTGTACTGTCCTGTAATTATGTTGGGTGGGCAACAATGTATCTCTTTTTTTCCATCAATGAAAGTTTTTGGGGCAGTTAATTTGGTGGCTGCGCTAAATACTTTAAATGCGTTAATTAGTGCGCAGAGTAACActaattttctctctctgtgtacccCCGTTTTCCCAACAATTCTGGACCAGTCGTGCTAATAGAATTACCTCATTAATGTCTTTTTTTCCAGAACAGTAACTCATTCATTCTCTTCCATTAAGGATTAATTGAATGATTTGGAAgaaaggggggcagggggactcAGTCTCACATTTTTGTTGTGGACAGTTCTAaataatgagagagacaggcagcaagaTATAATTAGGCACAAGGAGCACTTCAGAAAAAAATGAAATCTTTTAAGGCAAACCACTTGTACACTGTCGATTAATTACTTCCAGATGGTATTTTGCAAAAATATCTTGCCAACTCACCCCCATCCAAGCGGGGACGTGCTTGAGACTTGTATTTTGGTCCCCTTTCAATCAAAGCAAATTATGACACCTTTATCTAAGCATGGCCTCATTGTGGAACAAATAAACAACATGTAAACAATAATGTAGTGTTTATTGAAGCTCAAGCTCTGTAAGTGTTTGATTTGTAACATTGCTTTAATTACATTGGGGCAGTACATCAAAATGTAGTTCAAAACCTGGCTTCTCTGATCTCTTCGGATACATAACAGCTGACTTAATTATCCTCATCACCGTTGTTATGGAGAAAGCTAGTGGCTGTGTTAAAGTGGTAGAATCTACCCAATGTAATTACGTACACCTTCACACAGTGAGACCTCAATTCTCTCCATGTTGCAACTGCCCATCAATGCCAAACTGTGTTCTTAATATTTGTCCATTGGACTAAACATGTCTGTATACAAAAGCAGAAATAGCTTCACAGATTGTCTTTTGTATTCAATATTTTATACAAATAACCTACAACCTTTCCTTTACAAATTTCTGTAGTtataatataaatgtaaatacaacttAAAATGCATGTTGTTATCTTAAGTATAAAGTGTGAAACTTTACAATTTACCCCATGATCTGGGATTGTTGTAACAGTGCTATGGGTGAATTGTCACAGGAAAAAAGGGAAAATCATGACATACTAAAAACAACTAATACTTTAACAGGCCCTGGTAGCAACATTGCCATGTAGAATTTAGTTGTTGTTGTCTTTTGACTTAGGCAGGACAGTTTTTAGTTGTTGTTCAGTGCTCTTTGTCTTGGTTAGCTTTTTCTCATGCTTTTGTTAAGCAGGACAATTTTATTGACTTATGCGTTTATTCTCTCAAATGTAATGAATGTGACGACTCACGTATTTTTTTACTCTGAGTTGGTTGTTCCAAAAATATTAATTACAACCCAGAAACTTGTCACCATAACAACCTTCCCTTTACTACAAAGacatgttcatttagcagacacttttctccaaagcgatatatcaggctagtaatccgaaggttgcaagttcgattcccggtcatgccaattgacgttgtgtccttgggcaaggtacttcaccctacttgcctcgggggaatgtccctgtacttactgtaagtcgctctggataagagcgtctgctaaatgactaaatgtaaatgtaatgtaaatgtatatatagaTCGTGAGGGGATTCAAACCTGAAACCTTTTGATCTGTAGTCAAACGCTCAAACCATTGTTCTACTTACAAAACTTTACTATAATATGCATATATCTGAGTTTATCACGGTAAATTGCTCTTTCTGACTcattctcttgctttctcttttcaatgcatgtacacagTGAATCACATGGTAAGAGGTGAGGAACATCCATTCTATCATGGTGAGTGCCTAACTGTGCATCTCTCGCAGCTGGAATTTTGTCTTTAAGGAAATAATTAATAGGGTTTCTTAGTGTGGACTATTGTTAATCAGTCACTGCCACCTAGTGGATATACAGAAGAACTGAGAGTGCCAAGTAAATCGTGCAGAGTAAATACTATCAGtgcataattgattgttgatTGACTTTCTCAACAATACAAAGTCAGTCTCTTATAGATCTCGATGAGAACGCCACATGACAACACAGTAAACTGGATACAGTTTTAAATATGAAATGATAACTCTGCCGTAGATTAGAATACCTATCATTTGTAAATACTTCAAGAACCTTTTTCATCCTGTGGAATACATGATATAACATTAGTTATTCAAAGTTATACAATTCCAATGAAAAACAAGTTTCTACAATGGACCAATACAATACTAATACAAAATTCCTGAGGACTAACTATAAAAAACattgaatatttaaaaaaacgtCAGAACAGGACACAAAGTTGCAGCTTCCTCAAATTTCCGTTCATGTAAGATTGAGCCATTCCTTTCCCATGTGTTAGAAAGATCCAGCTATTTTAACCTCTGTCAGCTCAGGGTGATAGatttagacagttggttagatgtGATTTAGGACCTTCAGCTAGGGAAATATGCAACAAATTAACACTGTGCAAACACATTAAGCCTTCTACTGAATGTGTCCTGATCATCCAAATGTGGTTTGTATACCAAAACCCAGTTCTATATCACTAAAAGTCACATTGTGTGACCAATTTGTAGTATGAGGTATAGTATCAGCATTGTAATTCGAAGGAAGGTATTATAAAATATTAGAAGGACTGTTTTGTAAGCATAAATTCCTGAGTGTGGAGCTGTCCAGGACAATTAAATAAATACCAAAAAACACTCAGTAAACATTTAAAATCCACCACTCTTATCCACCAGCCCACATTAATCTGTGTCAATGAGGTAGACCTCTCCTCAGCCTCAATTAGAATGAGACAATTTTTGTGATCAACACTCATATTGCACCTATGCCTTATGCTCAGAGAAACAATgataatgtgtgagtgtgagagagatacaaagtTGAAGGGAGAAGTTGCAGCTGAAAGGGAGAATAGTTTGACAGAGATAAGGAATGCTTAAGCTTGGAAGGTTGTAAGCCTGGAGGCCTGATTGTATCAAAGCCCAAGTTTTAATGTTGCTCCAATCATGACATCACACAccaaaaatacaagttatgattCTTATTTTCACCTTCTCTCCTATATTGCAATCTCTTGAATCTAACACTTATTATAAACAGATACTGTAAGTCAGAAGAACAAATAATAGGCAATAATACTTTGGTCATGTGAAGCTACACCAACCAGACGAACTATCGCCACACAAAAGAAAGTATTCCAGGTCTCTTTCTATCTATATCTCTATTCTCAATCTCCATACTTTATTTTCCAGTTGTTTTAATTGACGACATGCTATTTTGCATTATCAGACATTGTAATTTATAAACAGAAAAGAGACCACCAAGAGGAAAGTATTTCACAGGATTTCACAATGTTGCGAAGGAAGCTTTTTAAAATTAATATTTTGATAAAGAAGTTTAACGTGAGTGGCACTCCTGATGATTGATGGTTTGTGTGTTCTCACTGGATTCTTCAACCTTGAAGCAGGGCTGCCCACTTCCTTTGTAATCATGGAAACCAGACATAATCCCAAAATAGTGTTTGGACgtacaaaataaatataaaccGATAACAATCCTACTGCGGTCCCATTAGCTACCCTTACAACATAAATGTTTACTCTTTAAAGAATGGAACCTTTACTGATGAATATTTCAGGGACAATACATCTGATAAAGAATAGCACTTCCACCAAAATGAAAAGGCCTGATGGAGACCTAACACTGAGACCTAAAAACAGGAAAGAACTTGGACAAAATACTGCTGAAGATGGTCAAGTCAGTCCAACATGTAAATATCACACAATATCCAgtttataaaaataaacatttggtaaaaaaaaagtaatACATTCTAACTGAGGGTCCAAAAATATATGTTAAATAAAATACTTATTATTTACACCAGCGTCAAATGCAAGCATTCTCAAGGTGTCCATTCAGAGTCTGTTAAGTCCCTTGTGGGCTTTCTCTTCCTACTGCTCTTGGCCCTGCCTCCGTGGGATGTAGAGTCATTGTAGTCCTCTCCAGAGCCGGCCTCCAAGATGTCCTGGTTATCCCCCCAGCTGTGGGGGGCCATGGGGAAGTCCTCCCCTGGTGAGGGGATCTGCCTGCCCAACACTTTGCGCTGCAACTCAGCGATGTCGTTACGGATGTCTGCCATCAGCAGCAACAGGAAGTCGAATGATCCGGGAGGGCCCTGGGTCACATGGGTCAGAGAAGATTCATCCCACAGTCATTTGAAGGTCTTCTGACTTTAAAATGGACATTAAAATCCttcacagaaatggctatagaCAGCTATGTCACCAATAAATGTCAGCATATACATGAGGAGGTCAAGTTAAACAATTTAACTTTACAACAGTAACATTTTCACAGTATTGACATTGTAGTAATACGTTAAATAAGACAAACTGTCATTCCTTATTAAGACTGGTATTGGTAGAGAGGGGCATTCCAGTGTTATTACACACAGGTGTGGAACAATTTGGTAGTTAGTGTTTTTTTCCGAACTCTGTCATCATTAGTGTGATCTATTGACTAAAACATCTTCAAAAGCTTTGTAGGAACATTCATCGTTGGCTCTGGTCTGGTTCCTCCTGGAACGGGAGGGTGCTTATTTGTTCATTGACCTCTAAACTTAAGCAGTTCACAAGACCTTATTTTTTAAAATCTCTTGACAGTTttcaccccttccctctctttcgctATCCTTTTTCCCAACTCattatccctctttctcttctttgtaCAGATGGACTTTTGCATTGGACTTTAACATCTATAACATCCTGGACAAAACTTAGGAAGTAGGTTACTGTGTATTTGCTGTACTTAGGGGTACGCTATTTTCATGGGATTACTTATTTGAGTTTTACTGCTTTACTGTATATCATACTGTAGTATTTAGTACTAGAAGTACATAATACTTATACAAATAATACAGTGAGTGGCATCGAAATAGAGTCTTACTGGTGGTCCGGAAAGTCCAGGAGCCCCACGATCTCCCTggggaaacaaaacaaatatttgGCTAAGATGAGTTACAGTACAAAAAGCATGAGAATACTTCACTGGCTGGTCGAGGAGCTTCTTTGTGTAATTCAAGCATGGGAAAACAAGATGCCATACTGAGTGAACTTGAGTGAACGCCAGAATGCATTGAGAAAATCCAATTAAGCTTGGTTAATGGTAGGGTAAGTTAGTTTTGCGAAACTAGCCATTTTGGCTTGAGTATGAAAGCATGCAACTCAAaataccccaacccccccccttcaaaGACACTCCCCCAAAACACGTGTACCCGCTGCCTGACTACTGCTgggaggtaggtagacagacaagcaccccatccaatcattgcattcggtccGAATGTCATCCAATCATTGTATTCGGTCCAAACGCAATGATTGGGCATATTTATTACAGTCCTACTACGGCCACAGATATTAAATTTTATTTTATGTTACTGTCAGagcatttgatttattgattgctaTCAgtatgtgaagtttatttcagcaaatatgacaaaaagtgcttctcaaaaaCATTACCTATCGTAGTGAGGCAATGATCTAACGCAAATCTCTATGCTTTGTGTACTATAACTTAAATGCTAAGGATTTAGCTACTCACCAAATCATAACCACACAAATAGGTAATTTGGCTGTAATGAGGCCTGCACTAGCCAACCATTTGACCTGGTTCTTGTCCAAATACAAATGTTAAGCATATAATGCAGAATTGAATGCACTTAcgtcatgtttttttgttttgttttaacatCTGCACTTGGTTTCATAAAAATCTTCTCACAATGTACCCGTTCATCATTTGGTTGCATGTTGTGTCATCTTCAGACCAGATGAGGGCAGTATTTACATCTGCTGCATCAGGAAGGCTTTTGTGGCTCACTGACAATTTGAAGCCTCACAGTCCAATGCCTTAACAAACTGCATTGGTTTTAGAGAATAGCTGTTGCACATGAGAAGGATTCTACGGAGGTCCACACTCACCTTCATACCATCTTTTCCTGGGGCACCTGGAGGGCCCTGTACAGGATcaaaaaacacaacacaggtATCAATATCAACCATAATCCTTCAAGCACATTAACCAAGAGATTATTAGGGTATGTTTGAAAAACAGAAAATCCCTGATATCGTGACTGTATTTCATTTTACAGCTTCAACAAGGATTAGAAAGGCTTGATTTTGGGCCTAATTCCAAAGCATTACAGTGCTTTCAACACACAAAAGGCAAAGAGCTGTATCTCATCCTGAAGTTATGACCATAATGAAAGAGGCCTGGCGACCACATAAAGGGTGTGGGACAGATCTTTAGGCCCAAGCTTATTCACACTGGGCACTCAGAGACTCACACCGCCCCTCACATGTCACCCATGACCCGGGGATACGCCCAAACACATGCCCAAAAGCCAATAAGAAGTCTTATGGGACAGCAAGGCCCCTCCCCTTTGGCTTCATGCACAGTCACAGAAATGCATTCAGGCCCATCAGCAGAAGAATGTCAGGGTGCGAACAGTGCGATTATAGACCCATCATAGTAGAAACCCAAATGGTTCCTTCACAGGAATAACACTTTTCATGGAGCTCATGTGCTAGCACCACACTGCACATAAGTAAGTATCAGAGGTGCTGATAGGCCTAGCATTTCAAAAGGCCTGGCGCATTAATACAGGCCGTTGCAAACCCACCATGAATAAACATTCTCCCTCTGTCATTTTGACACGTTGCTTCTCAGGTCTGGTACATTAAAAAAGAAAGGTCAACACTCATAGACAAGGCAACTTGCAAGAACCTCAACATAGAACGAGCCAAAGAAAACAACGCTGGCATTCGGCCATTTCCCTGTTATTATCATTAACATTTGTCAACTCCAGGGGTCTGTAAGCTGCCCTCTAAGGGCAcgacaggagtgtgtgtaagtgtgtgggtgcgtttagtgtgtgtaagtgtgagggtgtgtttagtgtgtctgACACTGTCGGACACATTTAACGTTCCATTTATCCTTCTGAAGTTATTGTGTGACATGAAGGGCCAAGTGGGGCACTCCAATCCCATCCAGGATAATAAATCAATCGCGCCTCCTGTCAATCTCAACCATAGAGCACATGATCTATGGACTGAATAGGAGACCTGCAGTGTCCCTGATATCCCCAGAGAGGTCATCATGAGTTGGGGAGGCAaagacacactcacgcacatacacacacagcataagtAGCGCTTTGTTACTACAAACATGGTAGCTCAGCAGATCTAAAATGTACTGTGAATTTGATATAGTGGAGAATATAATACTTGCAGGAAAAGGGAGGATAAGAAAATGCATAATAATGAAATTTCTTGACTCACTGTACATAGTGTAATAAAACAACATGTTAGAGTAATAACTCCCTATAGTCCTCTTAACAGTAGTACAGTACACAAGGATATAATCGTGGGGACTGACCATTGGTCCACGTCGGCCCTGTTTGATGTTGCCAAGGTCTGGTGACGGTCCTACAGGCCCCATCAATCCCCTGGGTCCGACTAGGCCTGGGGGTCCCGACTGGCCGGTAGGTCCTGGGACCCCCTGTGGACCTTGGTGTcccagggaagagagagagtgatagagagagagagtgatagagagagcgagaaattTCAATGCAACTTCCAAGTCAAACCCAATGGCATCGCAGAGTGGATAACTCTGTAATACAGCTGCAAGCTAGCAattttgacccattggtggcactAGAGTACTCGAGGcacagacatgaaacttggtgaaaataaTCTCGACAAGGTccctaatgagtgtgccaaattccAAAACTTTTCACCacacggttctaggggctgccatagactccaatagTATAAGAAGATgcataataataagaaaaggtaaaaTACAATGGGTGCCTTTGTAGATTCGCTGCTTAGCCCACAATTAATAACATGCATCTCCCGATTCACCTAGGAAGCACGTGGCAGCTTCCACAGCTGTCCTGGCTGAGTGAACCTCGACTGCCTGATTGTTAGTAAAAGATACTGAGACCCAATAAGCAATATGGGTCCTCACCTGGAAGTCCTGGCTGTCCAGAAGGCCCAGGCAGGAAGGAATGCATCTTCTCACTGGTCATCTGCTTGTGGACTTCTGCATTATTGGGCAGCatctgaaacaggaagtgatgtcagaaCAAGGACAAGGAGGGAAACAGTACACATACTGTAAAGTAATTTAGGTGGGAATcttagctgtctgtctgaggaagTTGCTGTTCACAAAACATTCAAGGAGCGTATTTGTCACTGGATATATATTACATGACAATACAACTACACTAATCATAGGCTACATGAGGGAAGACTTGAAGAGAACTCATAGGAAAAACACTGCCTGTCAAATTACAATTGGAACCTGCCAGACTTGAAACTCAATAGGCCTTTTATTGGAGCTGCAAAGCTGACATATGGAGCAGAGGGAAACCTCTGTGAATAATTCAGGTGAGCCAGGCAAAGCTGGCCCAGGATAAAACCTTCTCTGGGgcatggggtgggggtgacttCCCTACTACCACAATTTAAatcattaaaacattttttacaaagAGTGGTGGGTTCCATTGTGGAGCTTGGGTCATATGCTTGAATGACCCTGCAGGTCACATAATTAGGTCTGCTATTGGGCTGGCTCCATAAACCACAGACATAGCTCTATTTTGCTCGCTCTCTTTACTCTTGTAGCCATATAACCGCTAACGCGCCAGTCGTTTAATATTTTTCATGTCATCTCATGTCCACACAACTTAATTTATTTCAAAACCACAATTCTAAGACCATCAACCAAGAACATTTATTTATAAAAGCACGACTTTACAAAGCGAAAGTACATTTGTAACTTACACAAAAAGACACTATGAACAACGTTGTGTGCACAAGTGTCATGTTCTGAAATAACTTTTAGAAAAATGTCTGAAATACATTTTCTCCAACATAGGAGTAGCACGCTCGTCTGCTTCAGCAGAGCATGAAATTGTTAATTATTATTCAGAAAAATCTATTACATAAATCTAATCAGTTGAAGAttttacatgtgttttccatatGTATCGACTGGATGTTTTAAATGGCAGGGGATATCATATTGTACCTGAGGTACAAGACGTTCTTTACAATTTCCCTCCAAACCTTTCTGTGGAGGGTGGAAGCAGCTCAGATGAAGCAACCCCCTTTCTGTTGCTCTTAAAATACCTAAGGTACTTGTAGCCAAACACAGGCAGTGAACTACCTTTCAGCGCGATTACTTTGTTGGCTCAATATCCGTTCCCTTTTTTTCCAGCAAGAAAAGTGTGTGTACCAATACAGCTGCAAGTGATATATCATGTATTACAGGGAAGAGTGGTGAGTTGCCTTGTTGACAGACTAGTGTTCAGATAGGCACAAACTGCAAAGGCTGCAAATATCCACAGGGCAATATCACCACATGGCAGACTTTAATATGACTTGCCGACAAATTTTAATACCATGGACATAAGTCTAACCACTAACTAGCTTCAGTATTTGAAATTatttcaatctttttttattgGCCAGTAAACTTATGTAATGCATCCCTGAGGACGTGTAAAAGGAGACCTGGTGTTATTTCTGAGCTGTTGGCAGGTACGGTAATATAAGCCCATAATGATAAACAAAGCAAGTGAACAATTTGGCCCACAGTCACTCGGAGCCCTTTGCAGGTGCATCATATAGGGACTGGTATGAGAGGACTAATAAAGAATCACAGTTCACCAGCCCGAGAGTGTCGATTTGAGTATAACTAGTAGTAATGTAGTATGTGAGTAAGTATGTGATGTCTGTAAAGTGATGTTCTGTTCCTCAGGGCTCTGAGGAACTGTTTGTCATTGTCACCCAGAGGTAAGCAGCACCTTCTGTTTGAGCTGTAGAACAGCCATCTTGATCTGGTGGAAGTCCTCGCATGTGGACGAACACATTCCCACCTTCATCACGTTGTCCGACTTCTCAAAGAGACGAGCTGCTGGgatacacagaacaacacagtcaCCTCACCATGTTCTCTGGATGTCACCTCTACAGTTACCTCACCATGTTCTCTGGATGTCACCTCTACAGTTACATCACCATGTTCTCTGGATGTCACCTCTACAGTTACATCACCATGTTCTCTGGATGTCACCTCTACAGTTACATCACCATGTTCTCTGGATGTCACCTCTACAGTTACATCACCATGTTCTCTGGATGTCACCTCTACAGTTACATCACCATGTTCTCTGGATGTTACCTCTACAGTTACATCACCATGTTCTCTGGATGTTACCTCTACAGTTACATCACCATGTTCTCTGGATGTTACCTCACCATGTTCTCTGGATGTTACCTCTACAGTTACCTCACCATGTTCTCTGGATGTTACCTCTACAGTTACCTCACCATGTTCTCTGGATGTCACCTCTACAGTGTACCTTCTATTTAAGAGAGACAATTTGACATGCATGCAATCTTGTACTGTACTATAGTAACAATGGTGTTTACTCCACAGATAAGAGTAACATCCAAACTAAAAAAGGCATTAAGAATTAAGGATTTAATAGCATAAAAAACTGACTGGCTGTGTTGACAAGTGTTATGTAGCTAAACATTGTAACATGTCATCACTTCGACTCCGTTGTGACGGGTCACTGAAcacagcagagggaggcaggaagccGTTCTAGTAAATGTGCCAGTAGGGGAACTGAGCCGACTAAATAGCTACGGGTCGCAGGACTTCCCCCTAACAGTTCAGCTTGATGTACCTACAGTTCGCAGCATTTCTCATGTCCAGACCTGCGTGTGGCACTGAGGCTGGCAAGTTATGGGGACAACCTCGCGACCAGCCGTTCCTCTTGGTTCAAGGTATATTATCTGAATGACGGTAggaggctgtgtgtatgtgttggtatTGGTGGACAAAACTGTTAATACACAAACCAAAATATGCCACCCAGCAATGCTTTGCTTTTGCATCTGCAGCAGAGTAAACGGTAGAGAAGGATGTTGGAATGTTGTTTCCACAGAGCAGGTGAGAGTGTGTTCTTACATGTTCTTAGTTCACAGAGCAGGTGAGAGTGTGTTCTTACATGTTCTTAGTTCACAGATCAGGTGAGTGTGTTCTTACATGTTCTTAGTTCACAGAGCAGGTGAGAGTGTGTTCTTACATGTTCTTAGTTTTCACAGAGCAGGTGAGAGTGTGTTCTTACATGTTCTTAGTTTCCACAGAGCAGGTGAGAGTGTGTTCTTACATGTTCTTAGTTTTCACAGAGCAGGTGAGAGTGTGTTCTTACATGTTCTTAGTTTCCACAGAGCAGGTGAGAGTGTGTTCTTACATGTTCTTAGTTTTCACAGAGCAGGT from Osmerus mordax isolate fOsmMor3 chromosome 14, fOsmMor3.pri, whole genome shotgun sequence harbors:
- the ccbe1 gene encoding collagen and calcium-binding EGF domain-containing protein 1 isoform X2; this translates as MIFQRNGSPLLISVFFMFCSQGLLWSYREEHDDTDSEVCSENKIATTKYPCFKSSGEVTTCYRKKCCKGFKFVLGQCIPEDYDVCAGAPCEQQCTDHFGRIVCTCYPGYRYDRERHRNRDKPYCLDIDECASKNETMCSQVCVNSVGSYRCECEHGYFLEEDKKTCTVGERARLFEKSDNVMKVGMCSSTCEDFHQIKMAVLQLKQKMLPNNAEVHKQMTSEKMHSFLPGPSGQPGLPGPQGVPGPTGQSGPPGLVGPRGLMGPVGPSPDLGNIKQGRRGPMGPPGAPGKDGMKGDRGAPGLSGPPGPPGSFDFLLLLMADIRNDIAELQRKVLGRQIPSPGEDFPMAPHSWGDNQDILEAGSGEDYNDSTSHGGRAKSSRKRKPTRDLTDSEWTP
- the ccbe1 gene encoding collagen and calcium-binding EGF domain-containing protein 1 isoform X1, with the translated sequence MIFQRNGSPLLISVFFMFCSQGLLWSYREEHDDTDSEVCSENKIATTKYPCFKSSGEVTTCYRKKCCKGFKFVLGQCIPEDYDVCAGAPCEQQCTDHFGRIVCTCYPGYRYDRERHRNRDKPYCLDIDECASKNETMCSQVCVNSVGSYRCECEHGYFLEEDKKTCTVGERAARLFEKSDNVMKVGMCSSTCEDFHQIKMAVLQLKQKMLPNNAEVHKQMTSEKMHSFLPGPSGQPGLPGPQGVPGPTGQSGPPGLVGPRGLMGPVGPSPDLGNIKQGRRGPMGPPGAPGKDGMKGDRGAPGLSGPPGPPGSFDFLLLLMADIRNDIAELQRKVLGRQIPSPGEDFPMAPHSWGDNQDILEAGSGEDYNDSTSHGGRAKSSRKRKPTRDLTDSEWTP